In the Pseudomonas sp. DTU_2021_1001937_2_SI_NGA_ILE_001 genome, one interval contains:
- a CDS encoding SDR family NAD(P)-dependent oxidoreductase: protein MSHVALVTGAGQGLGQRFAARLLAAGYKVVISDRSLEAAQAAARSLDAGAERVLAVALDVGEKTHFEAALAATLERFGALHVLVNNAAVTKTTPLLQISPQEFDAVVGLNLRSVFLGCQVLGAHMAQAGYGRIINMASLAGQNGGTATGAHYAASKGAIVTLTKIFAKEFAARGVTVNAIAPGPIDSPAVHAAVPAERMDGLLANIPVRRLGDADFLGDLIVQLARPEAYFTTGATWDVNGGLFMR, encoded by the coding sequence ATGAGCCATGTCGCATTGGTAACCGGTGCGGGCCAGGGGCTGGGGCAGCGTTTCGCTGCCCGGTTGCTGGCCGCCGGCTACAAGGTGGTGATCAGCGACCGCAGCCTGGAGGCCGCGCAGGCTGCCGCCCGGTCGCTGGACGCGGGCGCAGAGCGGGTGTTGGCGGTGGCGTTGGATGTGGGCGAGAAAACCCACTTCGAAGCCGCCCTGGCCGCCACCCTGGAACGCTTCGGTGCCCTGCATGTGCTGGTCAACAACGCCGCCGTGACCAAGACCACGCCGCTGCTGCAGATTTCCCCGCAAGAGTTCGACGCCGTAGTGGGCCTGAACCTGCGCAGCGTGTTCCTTGGCTGCCAGGTGCTGGGCGCACACATGGCCCAAGCCGGCTACGGGCGGATCATCAACATGGCCTCGCTGGCCGGGCAGAACGGCGGCACCGCCACCGGCGCGCACTACGCCGCGAGCAAGGGCGCCATCGTGACCCTGACCAAGATCTTCGCCAAGGAATTCGCTGCCCGTGGCGTCACGGTCAACGCCATCGCGCCCGGTCCGATCGACTCGCCGGCGGTGCATGCCGCGGTGCCGGCCGAGCGTATGGACGGGCTGCTGGCGAATATTCCGGTGCGCCGCCTGGGGGATGCGGATTTCCTCGGTGACCTGATCGTCCAGCTGGCGCGCCCCGAAGCCTACTTCACCACCGGGGCGACCTGGGACGTGAATGGCGGGCTGTTCATGCGCTGA
- a CDS encoding flavin reductase has protein sequence MVDVNSFRNAMAMLGGAVSVITTDGPAGRCGFTASAVCSVTDSPPTLLVCMNRASQSNAQFKANGILCVNVLAASHQALSGAFANKQLSPEARFAEASWTTLESGAPVMLDALVNFDCRIAQVHEVGSHSIFYCEIQDIRHGGAEDGLVYFNRAYHRLGEASKAC, from the coding sequence ATGGTCGACGTAAACAGTTTTCGCAATGCAATGGCCATGCTCGGTGGCGCGGTTTCGGTGATCACCACCGACGGCCCGGCGGGTCGCTGCGGGTTCACCGCTTCCGCCGTGTGCAGTGTCACCGATTCACCGCCCACCCTGCTGGTGTGCATGAACCGCGCCTCGCAATCCAACGCGCAGTTCAAGGCCAACGGCATCTTGTGCGTCAACGTGCTGGCTGCCAGTCACCAGGCGTTGTCCGGCGCGTTCGCCAACAAGCAGCTCAGCCCCGAGGCGCGCTTCGCCGAAGCGTCCTGGACCACCCTGGAAAGCGGTGCGCCGGTGATGCTCGATGCCCTGGTGAATTTCGACTGCCGCATCGCCCAGGTCCACGAGGTGGGTTCGCATAGCATCTTCTACTGCGAGATCCAGGACATCCGCCACGGCGGCGCGGAAGACGGGCTGGTGTATTTCAACCGTGCCTATCACCGCCTGGGCGAGGCTTCCAAAGCCTGCTGA
- a CDS encoding aromatic ring-hydroxylating dioxygenase subunit alpha, producing MSNLIPAVNLAVDLAELVQADRVHTSLYNDPALFDAELQKIFYSTWVWVAHESEIPESGSYKTTYIGKQPVIVVRDRKKDVHVLLNRCRHRGATVCEHKKGKTQSFVCPYHGWGYALDGSLRGIPHPESYADCLDKSELPLVSLRVESYAGMIFATFKDDIQPLVDFLGPAKKWMDLFMKQGAGYGIKVPGEHRFRFPGNWKIQLENTTDAYHFPLVHKSFLSSVDEQTLELFDFVKGPGYVEDLGNGHSVMVMIPDLIDLEADLDKPIPERFEGLAAELRDEGIDDQQVRRIVRAVGGTGFNLNLFPNIACSMAFFRVLQPISVHETEIHHSVITMDGGPAVANRYRLRLHEHFQGPMGFGTPDDSEAWERVQKGAQAGEDLWIMLNRGLPGERPSEDGLVSDVSAETGMRAAYQQWKKMMTAEAK from the coding sequence TCTACAGCACCTGGGTGTGGGTGGCCCACGAAAGCGAGATACCTGAATCCGGCAGCTACAAGACCACCTACATCGGCAAGCAGCCGGTGATCGTGGTGCGTGACCGCAAGAAGGACGTGCATGTGCTGCTCAACCGCTGCCGTCATCGCGGCGCAACGGTGTGCGAGCACAAGAAGGGCAAGACCCAAAGCTTCGTCTGCCCCTACCACGGCTGGGGCTATGCGCTGGACGGCTCGCTGCGCGGCATTCCGCACCCGGAAAGCTACGCCGACTGCCTGGACAAGAGCGAGCTGCCACTGGTCAGCCTGCGCGTGGAAAGCTACGCCGGGATGATCTTCGCCACCTTCAAGGACGACATCCAGCCGCTGGTGGACTTCCTCGGTCCGGCGAAGAAGTGGATGGACCTGTTCATGAAGCAGGGCGCCGGCTACGGCATCAAGGTGCCCGGCGAGCATCGCTTCCGCTTCCCTGGCAACTGGAAGATCCAGCTGGAGAACACCACCGACGCCTACCACTTCCCGCTGGTGCACAAGAGCTTCCTGTCGTCGGTGGATGAACAGACCCTGGAGCTGTTCGATTTCGTCAAAGGTCCGGGCTACGTGGAGGACCTGGGCAACGGCCACAGCGTGATGGTGATGATCCCCGACCTGATCGACCTGGAAGCCGATCTGGACAAGCCGATTCCCGAGCGCTTCGAGGGCCTGGCCGCCGAATTGCGCGACGAAGGCATCGACGACCAGCAGGTACGGCGCATCGTGCGGGCCGTGGGCGGCACCGGCTTCAACCTCAACCTGTTCCCCAACATCGCCTGTTCCATGGCTTTTTTCCGCGTGTTGCAACCGATCTCGGTGCACGAGACCGAGATCCACCACTCGGTGATCACCATGGACGGCGGCCCGGCCGTGGCCAACCGCTACCGCCTGCGCCTGCACGAGCACTTCCAGGGGCCGATGGGCTTCGGTACGCCGGACGATTCCGAGGCCTGGGAGCGCGTGCAGAAGGGCGCCCAGGCTGGCGAAGACCTGTGGATCATGCTCAACCGCGGCCTGCCCGGCGAGCGCCCCAGCGAAGATGGCCTGGTGTCTGACGTAAGTGCCGAAACCGGTATGCGCGCGGCTTACCAGCAGTGGAAGAAGATGATGACCGCGGAGGCCAAATGA
- a CDS encoding MarR family winged helix-turn-helix transcriptional regulator: protein MNPPKKLKHRYDPSSAEFRKEDFPFYWLARVHGRYNQNMERLLKRVDLDVPRWRVLWILSENGQSSISEISTHAIAKLSTTTKIVYRMKDDGLVDTAPSAEDGRVTQVSITPAGLATIERMQDVTHALFERSFAGLTKAQIERLNGLLETVFHNLETF, encoded by the coding sequence ATGAACCCACCCAAGAAGCTCAAGCACCGCTACGACCCCTCCAGTGCGGAGTTCCGCAAGGAAGACTTCCCTTTCTACTGGCTGGCCCGCGTCCACGGTCGTTACAACCAGAACATGGAGCGCCTGCTCAAGCGCGTCGACCTCGACGTACCGCGCTGGCGGGTGCTGTGGATCCTCAGCGAGAACGGCCAGTCGAGCATTTCCGAAATCTCTACCCACGCCATCGCCAAACTCTCCACCACCACCAAGATCGTCTACCGCATGAAGGACGACGGCCTGGTGGACACCGCGCCCAGCGCCGAGGATGGCCGGGTGACCCAGGTGAGCATCACTCCGGCCGGCCTGGCCACCATCGAGCGCATGCAGGACGTGACCCACGCCCTGTTCGAACGCAGCTTCGCCGGCCTGACCAAGGCGCAGATCGAACGCCTCAACGGGCTGCTGGAGACGGTGTTCCACAACCTCGAGACATTCTGA
- a CDS encoding APC family permease, whose translation MSVSSGGGSTTQLRRGTLGVAMIVFFVISAASPLSVLAGGFPIGLMLGNGAGLPALVIVALAVLLCFAAGYTGMARHVTHAGGFYAFISRGLGGMAGGAAGVLAMVAYNILQAGMYGLFGAVFAGTLEAGSGILVPWWLGSLLALLGIAWLGYRNIDLSARVLSIMVIAEYAVVVVLDVAIFSQGGLHGLNLESFTPTQIGSGNPSIGLLFCFAAFIGFEASTLYGEEARDPQRTIPRATYISVLLIGGFYTISVWAMVLGAGTDEVVARLQATQDPTTFLYALSDQYVGAWLTTAIRLLFVVSLFAGLLAFHNAAARYFFAIGRDGLLPERLGNTHRVHQSPHIGSLVQSLVAATILCIFALIGADPVLQLFSWFSNLATLCLILLMALTSLAVIGFFKARPQLVSSALRCFILPAVSGVALLAIGLTAVVHFDVLTGASTSISVVLWSVIPLSVVIGLLLAARLRSQAPLRFSALGNQSA comes from the coding sequence ATGAGCGTATCCTCCGGCGGTGGTTCGACCACGCAGCTTCGCCGCGGCACCCTGGGTGTCGCCATGATCGTGTTTTTCGTCATCTCCGCCGCCAGCCCGCTCAGCGTGCTGGCCGGGGGCTTTCCCATCGGCCTGATGCTGGGCAACGGCGCGGGCCTGCCGGCGCTGGTGATCGTGGCCCTGGCGGTGTTGCTGTGCTTCGCCGCCGGCTATACCGGCATGGCGCGCCATGTGACCCACGCCGGTGGTTTCTATGCCTTCATTTCCCGTGGCCTGGGCGGCATGGCCGGCGGTGCGGCCGGGGTGCTGGCGATGGTCGCCTACAACATCCTGCAGGCGGGCATGTACGGCCTGTTCGGCGCGGTGTTCGCCGGCACCCTGGAGGCCGGTAGCGGCATCCTGGTGCCTTGGTGGCTGGGCTCGCTGCTCGCCCTGCTGGGCATCGCCTGGCTCGGTTACCGCAATATCGACCTCTCGGCGCGGGTGCTGTCGATCATGGTGATCGCCGAATACGCGGTGGTGGTCGTGCTGGACGTGGCGATCTTCAGCCAGGGCGGGCTGCACGGGCTGAACCTGGAGTCCTTCACGCCGACCCAGATCGGCAGCGGCAACCCCTCCATCGGCCTGCTGTTCTGCTTCGCGGCCTTCATCGGCTTCGAAGCCTCCACGCTCTATGGCGAGGAGGCGCGCGACCCGCAGCGCACCATTCCACGGGCGACCTACATCTCGGTGTTGCTGATCGGCGGCTTCTACACCATCTCGGTGTGGGCCATGGTGCTCGGTGCCGGCACGGACGAAGTGGTGGCGCGCCTGCAGGCGACCCAGGACCCGACCACCTTTCTCTATGCGCTGTCCGACCAGTATGTCGGCGCCTGGCTGACCACGGCCATTCGCCTGCTGTTCGTGGTCAGCCTGTTCGCCGGCCTGCTGGCTTTCCACAACGCGGCGGCGCGTTATTTCTTCGCCATCGGGCGTGATGGTCTGCTGCCCGAGCGCCTGGGCAACACCCACCGCGTGCACCAGAGCCCGCATATCGGCTCGCTGGTGCAGAGCCTGGTGGCGGCGACCATCCTCTGCATCTTCGCGCTGATCGGCGCCGACCCGGTGCTGCAGCTGTTCTCCTGGTTCTCCAACCTGGCCACCCTGTGTCTGATTCTGCTGATGGCGCTGACCTCCCTGGCGGTGATCGGCTTCTTCAAGGCGCGCCCGCAACTGGTCAGCAGTGCGCTGCGCTGCTTCATCCTGCCTGCCGTGTCGGGCGTGGCGCTGTTGGCGATCGGCCTGACCGCCGTGGTGCACTTCGACGTGCTTACCGGTGCCAGCACCTCGATCTCGGTGGTGCTCTGGTCGGTGATCCCGCTGTCGGTGGTCATTGGCCTGCTGCTCGCCGCGCGGCTGCGCAGCCAGGCACCGCTGCGCTTCAGTGCACTGGGCAATCAGTCGGCCTGA
- a CDS encoding PDR/VanB family oxidoreductase — translation MNEQLLEVVVRKRDLQGDAVVVLDLAQADGSLLPAFEAGAHVDIHIAPDLIRQYSLCSDPADLRTYRLGVLKDPASRGGSVGVHQTLLEGRPVRISAPRNLFPLAPAARRSILLGGGIGITPMIAMAHALHRQGADFELHYCGRSRRHSAFLEALREAPFAARVVTHFDDEDAAQRLDLPAVLGPGEAGVHVYTCGPSGFMDWVIAGARQQGYAEDHIHKEYFQVEVDASGASFEVVAARSGKQVQVAEGQSIAEALKSIGIKVAMSCEQGACGTCLCEVLEGEPDHRDHYLTDDEKAANEQILLCCSRARSTRLVLDI, via the coding sequence ATGAATGAACAATTACTAGAAGTGGTCGTGCGCAAGCGTGACCTGCAGGGTGACGCCGTGGTCGTGCTTGACCTGGCCCAGGCCGACGGCTCGCTCTTGCCGGCCTTCGAGGCCGGCGCCCATGTCGATATCCATATCGCTCCAGACCTGATCCGCCAGTACTCGCTGTGCAGTGACCCGGCCGATCTGCGCACCTACCGCCTGGGGGTGCTCAAGGACCCGGCGTCGCGCGGCGGGTCCGTCGGTGTACACCAGACGTTGCTCGAAGGCCGCCCGGTACGCATCAGCGCGCCGCGCAACCTGTTTCCCCTGGCACCCGCGGCGCGGCGCTCGATCCTCCTCGGCGGTGGTATCGGTATCACGCCGATGATCGCCATGGCGCATGCCCTGCATCGCCAGGGCGCCGATTTCGAGCTGCACTACTGCGGGCGTTCACGCCGCCACAGCGCCTTTCTCGAGGCCTTGCGCGAAGCGCCTTTCGCGGCACGGGTGGTCACCCATTTCGATGACGAGGACGCCGCGCAGCGCCTGGACCTGCCCGCGGTGCTGGGGCCGGGTGAGGCCGGCGTGCATGTGTACACCTGCGGTCCGTCCGGCTTCATGGACTGGGTGATTGCCGGTGCCCGTCAGCAGGGCTACGCCGAGGACCACATCCACAAGGAGTACTTCCAGGTCGAGGTCGACGCCAGCGGCGCCAGCTTCGAGGTGGTCGCTGCGCGCAGCGGCAAGCAGGTGCAGGTCGCCGAAGGGCAGAGCATCGCCGAGGCCCTGAAGAGCATCGGCATCAAGGTGGCCATGTCCTGCGAGCAGGGCGCCTGCGGCACCTGCCTGTGCGAGGTGCTCGAAGGCGAGCCTGACCACCGTGACCACTACCTGACCGACGACGAGAAGGCGGCCAACGAACAGATCCTGCTGTGCTGTTCCCGGGCCCGATCCACCAGGCTGGTCCTGGATATCTGA
- a CDS encoding nuclear transport factor 2 family protein, with protein sequence MTDIQPLLERLKRLESEQAIRACMNRYMLLCDQLDAHTPLDELAGLFTRQAVWEGKGAKYAKSFGGYRGREAIRDMFARYTEPPAHFALNVHFLTSELIRVDGAQAEGSWVMLQTSTFASGASHLNAARLAVRFAEEDGQWRMAHFQTENLFSRPVTAWHSEAELPVPGR encoded by the coding sequence ATGACCGATATCCAGCCACTGCTCGAACGCCTGAAGCGGCTCGAGAGCGAACAGGCGATCCGTGCCTGCATGAACCGCTACATGCTGCTGTGTGACCAGCTCGACGCCCACACGCCCCTCGACGAACTGGCCGGGCTGTTCACCCGCCAGGCGGTCTGGGAGGGCAAGGGCGCCAAATACGCGAAGAGTTTCGGAGGCTATCGAGGCCGCGAGGCGATTCGTGACATGTTCGCGCGCTACACCGAGCCACCGGCGCACTTCGCGCTCAATGTGCACTTCCTTACCAGTGAGCTGATCCGTGTCGATGGCGCGCAGGCCGAGGGCAGCTGGGTGATGCTGCAGACCAGCACCTTCGCCAGCGGCGCCTCGCACCTCAATGCCGCGCGTCTGGCGGTGCGTTTCGCCGAGGAAGACGGGCAGTGGCGCATGGCGCATTTCCAGACCGAAAACCTGTTCAGCCGGCCAGTCACGGCCTGGCACAGCGAAGCCGAGCTGCCAGTGCCCGGCCGTTGA
- a CDS encoding aromatic-ring-hydroxylating dioxygenase subunit beta, whose translation MKLDLFNEVTAFIWEEGDMLDHGEYDSWLNLWTEQGTYIIPIDPKQTDYENTLNYAYDDHHMRGLRVQRLIGGESISTSPQPRTVRTLSRIRVLGDDGVNVTVRAAQNIREFRKESLKHYSADLTYSLVRAEGGFKIHRKVISLINSDDTLAGIGYIL comes from the coding sequence ATGAAGCTCGATCTGTTCAACGAAGTCACCGCGTTCATTTGGGAAGAAGGCGACATGCTCGACCACGGCGAGTACGACAGCTGGCTGAACCTGTGGACCGAGCAAGGGACCTACATCATCCCGATCGACCCGAAGCAAACCGACTACGAAAACACGCTGAACTACGCCTATGACGACCACCACATGCGCGGCCTGCGCGTGCAGCGGCTGATCGGCGGCGAGTCGATTTCCACCAGTCCGCAGCCGCGCACGGTGCGCACCCTCTCGCGAATTCGCGTGCTCGGTGACGACGGCGTCAACGTCACCGTGCGCGCCGCGCAGAACATCCGCGAGTTCCGCAAGGAAAGCCTCAAGCACTACAGCGCCGACCTGACCTACTCACTGGTACGCGCCGAGGGCGGTTTCAAGATTCACCGCAAGGTGATCAGCCTGATCAACAGCGACGATACCCTCGCCGGTATCGGCTACATCCTCTGA
- a CDS encoding helix-turn-helix domain-containing protein, which translates to MLCEIRRFDDVDVHAGAILGWQQTYDQLSTGHASTLLKHVTGERFQIFQEALDKRVVQRGTAPHGRLCLAMPVSHAGPAVFQGRSIDTQSVTLLHSGQEFFVQATEGMDLLAITVDAVRLERLADLELPAPSARRLGALARLEMHQDVLAAVRGQLLDLVDAALAAKQLPEKLLEDRVMACMLDLLGQAVERDGRAVNHAVSAYLVRQSQELALDLAQRDEPVSVLEICECLNVSRRTLQRSFQTLTGLRPVEYLRAVRLNAARRRLRGTDPRQLTVARVASDLGFTHLGHFAGYYKTLFGEHPSETPRHG; encoded by the coding sequence ATGTTGTGCGAGATACGCCGTTTCGACGATGTGGATGTGCATGCCGGGGCGATCCTCGGCTGGCAGCAGACCTACGACCAGCTCAGCACCGGGCACGCCAGCACACTGCTCAAGCACGTCACCGGCGAGCGCTTCCAGATCTTCCAGGAGGCGCTCGACAAACGCGTGGTGCAACGCGGCACTGCGCCCCACGGGCGCCTGTGCCTGGCCATGCCGGTATCCCATGCCGGGCCGGCGGTGTTTCAGGGCCGCAGTATCGATACCCAGAGTGTCACCCTTCTGCACAGTGGCCAGGAATTCTTCGTCCAGGCCACCGAGGGCATGGACCTGTTGGCCATCACCGTGGATGCCGTTCGTCTGGAGCGCCTGGCCGACCTGGAGCTCCCGGCGCCGTCAGCCCGTCGTCTGGGCGCTCTGGCACGCCTGGAAATGCACCAGGATGTGCTCGCGGCGGTGCGTGGTCAGTTGCTGGACTTGGTAGACGCCGCATTGGCTGCAAAACAGTTACCGGAGAAGTTGCTGGAAGATCGCGTCATGGCGTGCATGCTCGACCTGCTCGGGCAGGCCGTGGAACGTGACGGGCGGGCGGTAAACCATGCGGTCAGCGCCTACCTGGTGCGGCAGAGCCAGGAGCTGGCCCTGGACCTGGCGCAGCGCGACGAGCCGGTTTCGGTACTGGAAATCTGCGAGTGCCTCAACGTCAGCCGCCGCACCCTGCAGCGCAGTTTCCAGACCCTGACCGGCTTGCGCCCGGTGGAGTACCTGCGTGCCGTGCGGCTCAACGCCGCGCGTCGGCGCCTGCGCGGTACCGACCCACGGCAGCTGACCGTGGCGCGGGTGGCCAGTGACCTGGGCTTCACCCACCTGGGGCACTTCGCCGGTTATTACAAGACGCTGTTCGGCGAACATCCTTCCGAGACGCCACGCCACGGCTGA
- a CDS encoding amidase — protein MTIVVQPLDLGGDGLRVMVKDTLDVAGVPTRASSRALADAAPAAEHAEVVRRLLDAGCRLTGKTVLHELAFGTTGINHYAGTAPNPRYPGRIPGGSSSGSAAAVAAGLADFSLGTDTGGSVRVPACCCGVFGLKPSFGRVSRQGVMPTHSSLDCVGPFAATLPMLVRAMSIIDPSFQPAAVPARITVGVLAVPASPAVQAVLDQALQASGQSLRAVQLEDFQAAYEAGMAVINRETFDACAPLLEGGQVAPDVAGRLQAAGQTDDAALAAAEQVRQRFTAQVDAALQDCDVLALPTLPDFPLRLEEAADTRAVLGMTALVRPFNLSGHPAVSLPLGSDHGLPVGLQLVAAKGADEQLLAAAECLLQALHAGAH, from the coding sequence ATGACAATCGTTGTCCAGCCCCTGGATCTCGGGGGCGATGGCTTGAGGGTAATGGTCAAGGACACCCTGGACGTGGCCGGTGTGCCGACCCGCGCCTCCAGCCGTGCGCTGGCCGATGCCGCACCGGCCGCCGAACACGCCGAGGTGGTGCGGCGCCTGCTCGACGCTGGCTGCCGGCTGACCGGCAAGACCGTACTGCATGAACTGGCCTTCGGCACCACCGGCATCAACCACTATGCCGGTACGGCGCCCAACCCGCGCTATCCGGGGCGCATTCCCGGTGGCTCATCGAGCGGCTCGGCGGCGGCCGTGGCTGCGGGCCTGGCGGACTTCAGCCTGGGCACCGACACCGGTGGTTCGGTGCGTGTGCCCGCCTGCTGTTGCGGGGTGTTCGGCCTCAAGCCCAGTTTTGGGCGGGTCAGCCGCCAGGGTGTGATGCCGACCCACAGCAGCCTCGACTGTGTCGGGCCGTTCGCCGCCACGCTGCCGATGCTGGTGCGCGCGATGAGTATCATCGACCCCTCGTTCCAGCCTGCGGCGGTGCCTGCGCGGATCACTGTCGGTGTGCTCGCTGTGCCCGCCAGCCCGGCGGTGCAGGCGGTGCTCGACCAGGCCTTGCAGGCCAGCGGCCAGAGCTTGCGTGCCGTGCAGTTGGAGGATTTCCAGGCGGCCTACGAAGCGGGCATGGCGGTGATCAATCGCGAAACCTTCGACGCCTGTGCGCCGCTGCTGGAAGGCGGCCAGGTGGCGCCCGACGTAGCCGGGCGCCTGCAGGCTGCCGGGCAGACCGATGACGCGGCCCTGGCCGCTGCCGAGCAGGTGCGCCAACGCTTCACCGCCCAGGTGGACGCCGCGCTGCAGGACTGTGACGTGCTGGCATTGCCGACCCTGCCGGATTTCCCGTTGCGCCTTGAAGAGGCAGCCGACACCCGTGCGGTACTGGGCATGACCGCACTGGTGCGGCCGTTCAACCTGTCCGGGCATCCAGCCGTCAGCCTGCCGTTGGGCAGCGACCACGGCTTGCCGGTGGGGCTACAGCTGGTGGCCGCCAAGGGCGCCGACGAGCAGTTGCTCGCCGCCGCCGAATGCCTGTTGCAGGCGCTGCATGCGGGCGCCCACTGA